The DNA window CGCGTTGATGGCGCTGGAGCCACCCAGGGCCTTGCCGCGGGGCTGGTAGCCGCGCCGCCCGTTCAGGTTCGGCTGGGGCACGGTCTCGTAGGCGTAATTGTTGATCTTGGGCCGCCCCGGCAGCATGGCGACGATGCCCGCCGGGACGCGAACCAGCAGGCCGCGACCGTCGCCGCCGGCTTCGATCAGGCAGACCCGGGCAGCAGGATCCTCGCTCAGCCTCGCCGCGAGGGTTGCTCCGGCGGACCCGCCGCCAACGATCACAACGTCGAATGTCATGTTGCTGCGCTGTCTCACTTCATGCGTGACGCCCAAACTTTACGAATGGACTGGACGCATGTCCAAACTGGTTTACCCTTGCCCCGGCGATGGCAGCGCCCCACCCACATCGGTGGCCGTGTCACGTCTGGCTTCGCATCGCACTCCATCAGCGCCTTGGCGCTACGCGCAAGGGATGGAAGCCCTCGTGTCGCCTCGCCCTGCGCGAGCCGGCGTGTCAAACCGCGAATCGCCAGGCCGCCATCAAATAGCCCGTGGCGTGGTCGGGTGCCTGCACCGGAAGGGGCCGGGATGGTGGCGTTTTGCCAGCGCATGCCCGTCGCGGCGATTCCCGAACTCATTTGCACCAAGCTATCGAAACCGCGCCGTCCGGCCCACGGCCCGGTCCAGCCGATCGGGCGCAGCGTCGTCGCGAACCAGATGGAGGACAGCCGCCGATCGACCTCGACGGTGGCGGCCGGGCGGTGCGCCAGTGCGAGCCGTTCAGCAACGGCCAAGCCCAAGCCTGCGTCGCCACTGCGGCGGCCGCGAAATCCGTCACCGCAAAGACCGACGGCAGGCTGCCTGCTCCGGTGAAATGAACGCGCTCGGCGTCCGCAGCACAGGCGCCGAGCGCGCCCGACAGCGTTCGCGTCAGGGCATGCGGCGCCGCCGTCCTTGTTTTCTCGGAAGCGGCGCGGTGCCGAGGCACGCTCAGCCCTCGAGATTGATGCCTTTGGTTTCAGGCGTGGCGAGGATGGCAAAGATCGCCAGCGCCGCGTAGACCATCACGAACAGGCCGATGTAGATATAGGCCTGATGGATGCCGTAGGCGTGCAGCAGGACGCCGGCGACGATGGGGATCAGCCCTCCGCCGTAGACCTGGGATATCTGGTAGGAAGCGCTTGCGCCTGACGCACGGTAGCGCGTCGGAAAGTTCTCGGTATAAAACGTTGGGATCGCTCCGTAGCCGAAACCGAACACAAAGCCGAAGCCGATGATTTCCGCGATCGATGCGAGTAGAAAGCTGCGGGTGTTGATCAGGTAGAAGTAGGGAATCGCAAACACCAGGAAGACAACGGCCGAGGTCAGCAGAACGGTGCGACGGTTGATCGTGTCGGCCAGCAGCGAGCCGATGATCATGAACACCAGCATCGACGCTGCTGCGATCAGGCCGATGCTCTCCGCCTGCGCTCCGCTGAAGCCGACCGCCTTCATATAGCCCGTGCCGAAGACGAAGCTGAGAAAGAAGGCGCCACCGAACATCGCGTTCACCAGCGAGGTTCGAAGGATGCGCAGGGGCATTTCGCGCCAGACCTGGTAGGCGGGACTCTTGAGGGTGGCCGAGTCGGCCTTGAGGCGCTCGAAGACGAAACTGTCCATCGTGCGCGAGCGGATGACGATGCCGACAATGGCCACGAGGAAGCCGGCGAAGAAGAAGATGCGCCAGCCCCAAGCGGTGAATTGCTGCGGCGTCATCAACGACTTGACGAGGAGGACGGAGCCGAAGCCGAGGAGGAGCCCGATCGGGATGGCGAAGCCGACCCAGGCGCCCCAGAAGGCGCGCCGCTTCGAATGCGCCGCCTGTTCGACCACCCAGGTCGAAGCCGTGCCGAACTCCGCACCGAAGCTGATTCCCTGCATGAGGCGGAACACGATGAGCAGCACGGGGGCGACCACGCCGATGCTGTTGTACGACGGCGTCAGCCCGATCAGCAGCGTGCTCGCCCCCATCAGGACCAGGGCATAGACCATCGCGTCCTTGCGTCCCACGCGGTCGGCGATGTTGCCAAAAATATAGGCGCCGACGGGGCGGATGACGATGCCGATGCCGTACACCGCGATCGCAGCCGAGATCGCGGCGAGCGCGGGCAATTTGAAAAAGACGCCGCCCCATACCGTTGCCGCGATGATGCCGGTGACGAGAAAGTCGTACTGCTCGATCACCGAACCGATGATGCTGGCGAGCGCAACCTTGTAGATCTGCTTCTGCGATGGACTTTCGACCGATGCCGTCATGCCTGTCTCCTTGTCGTCGTGTTTGTTGCTTTGAAACGCGGGGAAGGGCTCGACGCCGCGGCGGCATCGAGCCTGGATAGCGATCGTGTTCCACGTCGATCGCTTGGATCAGTAAGCTCCTGTAAAGGCCGTTCCAGGACGCGTCGAATCCAGAGCGGATCCGAAGCGACGGTTGAACT is part of the Thiomonas sp. X19 genome and encodes:
- a CDS encoding MFS transporter translates to MTASVESPSQKQIYKVALASIIGSVIEQYDFLVTGIIAATVWGGVFFKLPALAAISAAIAVYGIGIVIRPVGAYIFGNIADRVGRKDAMVYALVLMGASTLLIGLTPSYNSIGVVAPVLLIVFRLMQGISFGAEFGTASTWVVEQAAHSKRRAFWGAWVGFAIPIGLLLGFGSVLLVKSLMTPQQFTAWGWRIFFFAGFLVAIVGIVIRSRTMDSFVFERLKADSATLKSPAYQVWREMPLRILRTSLVNAMFGGAFFLSFVFGTGYMKAVGFSGAQAESIGLIAAASMLVFMIIGSLLADTINRRTVLLTSAVVFLVFAIPYFYLINTRSFLLASIAEIIGFGFVFGFGYGAIPTFYTENFPTRYRASGASASYQISQVYGGGLIPIVAGVLLHAYGIHQAYIYIGLFVMVYAALAIFAILATPETKGINLEG